The Spirochaetota bacterium genome window below encodes:
- a CDS encoding STAS domain-containing protein, which translates to MEIEFKDIGEHKVIAVSGEVDLYNVSELKKALFSVTDGSYSSVVVDLKDVNYMDSSGIGALVAGQKKMRAHNGKFALMNIHDDVLNILKLATLDKFFTIYENEEDLL; encoded by the coding sequence ATGGAAATAGAATTCAAGGATATTGGTGAACATAAAGTAATAGCTGTCAGTGGCGAAGTAGATCTTTATAATGTCAGTGAACTTAAAAAAGCTTTATTCAGTGTAACAGATGGTTCTTATTCAAGTGTAGTAGTTGATCTTAAAGATGTTAACTATATGGATTCTTCGGGTATTGGCGCTTTGGTTGCAGGCCAGAAAAAGATGAGAGCCCACAATGGTAAATTTGCGTTAATGAATATTCATGATGATGTATTAAATATATTAAAATTAGCCACCCTTGATAAGTTTTTCACCATTTATGAAAATGAGGAGGATTTACTCTAA
- a CDS encoding response regulator, translating to MANTIKILIIDDEEIILKSCEKILKKREDLEIDTAKDGLEGLEKAKAKKYDLVITDLKMPQLSGMDVLKTLRKEQPDVTVIIFTGFATVETAREALKLGAFDYIPKPFTPDELRSVVDNAIKARQDKAEAAMLDLMAIVSHELKSPVSVVHTTAETLYKGYFGNLSPEQQKIIETILRNCQYLEDIIRNYIDLSKMELDSLESFQEEIDLYEDVIKPIVEMPEHVNNIKNMKLDITIEVKPKIKADANLLKIVVTNFINNAIKYGKADTTIKIELKHVNNEYVFSVFNEGVGIPPDGMDKLFKKFSRLKQKGTEGIKGSGLGLYICKTIIEKHKGRIWAESDYGNWVKFSFSLPAI from the coding sequence ATGGCAAATACAATAAAAATTTTAATCATCGATGATGAAGAGATTATATTAAAAAGCTGCGAAAAGATTTTAAAAAAAAGGGAAGATCTGGAGATAGATACTGCAAAAGATGGCCTTGAAGGCCTTGAAAAAGCAAAAGCAAAAAAATACGACCTTGTAATTACTGACTTAAAGATGCCTCAATTGAGTGGCATGGATGTATTAAAAACATTACGAAAAGAGCAACCAGATGTTACAGTTATTATTTTTACCGGTTTTGCAACTGTTGAAACCGCACGAGAAGCATTAAAATTAGGTGCATTTGATTATATTCCAAAGCCATTTACACCAGATGAATTGCGAAGTGTTGTGGATAATGCAATCAAAGCCAGACAAGATAAAGCTGAAGCTGCAATGCTGGATTTAATGGCTATTGTATCACATGAATTGAAAAGTCCAGTATCAGTTGTTCATACTACAGCTGAAACACTCTATAAAGGTTATTTTGGTAATCTTTCGCCGGAACAGCAAAAAATTATTGAGACAATTTTACGCAATTGTCAGTATCTGGAAGATATTATTCGTAACTACATTGATTTATCTAAAATGGAACTGGATTCACTTGAGTCTTTTCAGGAAGAAATTGATCTGTATGAAGATGTAATAAAACCAATAGTTGAAATGCCAGAACATGTAAATAACATAAAGAACATGAAATTGGATATAACTATTGAAGTAAAACCTAAAATTAAAGCTGATGCAAATTTATTAAAAATTGTTGTTACAAATTTTATCAACAATGCCATCAAATATGGAAAAGCTGACACAACAATTAAAATAGAACTGAAACACGTTAATAACGAATATGTATTTTCTGTATTTAATGAAGGTGTTGGTATACCTCCCGATGGCATGGACAAGCTGTTTAAAAAGTTTTCACGTCTGAAACAAAAAGGCACAGAAGGCATTAAAGGGTCTGGGCTGGGACTTTATATATGCAAAACCATAATTGAAAAGCATAAAGGCAGAATCTGGGCTGAATCTGATTACGGAAATTGGGTAAAATTTTCGTTCAGTTTGCCTGCTATATAA